In Callospermophilus lateralis isolate mCalLat2 chromosome 19, mCalLat2.hap1, whole genome shotgun sequence, the following are encoded in one genomic region:
- the Sox8 gene encoding transcription factor SOX-8 produces the protein MLDMSESRAQPPCSPSGTASSMSHVEDSDSDAPPSPAGSEGLGRAAGAGSGGRGDAAEAADERFPACIRDAVSQVLKGYDWSLVPMPVRGGNGGALKAKPHVKRPMNAFMVWAQAARRKLADQYPHLHNAELSKTLGKLWRLLTESEKRPFVEEAERLRVQHKKDHPDYKYQPRRRKSMKTGQSDSDSGAELGHHPGGTMYKADAGLHGDTHHHGDHTGQTHGPPTPPTTPKTDLHHPAGGGKQELKPEGRRLVDSGRQNIDFSNVDISELSSEVISNMDTFDVHEFDQYLPLNGHSALPAEPSQAAAAGSYGGTSYSHSGASVGVSPVWAHKGAPSASASPTEAGPPRPHIKTEQLSPGHYGDQPHGSPGRSDYSSYSAQASVTSAAPATAASSFASAQCDYTDLQASNYYSPYASYAPSLYQYPYFHSSRRPYASPLLNGLSVPPAHSPSGNWDQPVYTTLTRP, from the exons ATGCTGGACATGAGTGAGTCCCGCGCCCAGCCGCCCTGCAGCCCGTCCGGCACCGCCAGCTCCATGTCGCACGTGGAGGACTCGGACTCGGATGCGCCTCCGTCTCCCGCGGGCTCCGAGGGCCTTGGCCGCGCGGCGGGCGCGGGGAGCGGTGGCCGGGGCGATGCAGCCGAGGCAGCGGACGAGCGCTTCCCGGCCTGCATCCGCGACGCGGTGTCGCAGGTGCTCAAGGGCTATGACTGGAGCCTGGTACCCATGCCCGTGCGTGGTGGCAACGGTGGAGCACTGAAGGCCAAGCCGCACGTGAAGCGGCCCATGAACGCCTTCATGGTGTGGGCGCAGGCTGCGCGCCGCAAGCTGGCGGACCAGTACCCGCACCTACACAACGCCGAACTCAGCAAGACGCTGGGCAAGCTGTGGCG CTTGCTGACGGAGAGCGAGAAGCGTCCCTTTGTGGAGGAGGCCGAGCGGCTCCGGGTCCAGCACAAGAAGGACCACCCGGACTACAAGTACCAGCCACggcggaggaagagcatgaagacggGCCAGAGCGACTCTGACTCGGGGGCCGAGCTGGGCCACCACCCTGGTGGCACCATGTACAAGGCTGATGCAGGCCTCCATGGTGATACACACCACCACGGTGACCACACAG GCCAGACCCACGGGCCGCCCACCCCGCCCACCACTCCCAAGACAGACCTACACCACCCTGCTGGCGGGGGCAAGCAGGAGCTGAAGCCAGAAGGGCGCCGCCTGGTGGACAGCGGCCGCCAGAACATCGACTTCAGCAACGTGGACATCTCGGAGCTTAGCAGCGAGGTCATCAGCAATATGGATACCTTTGACGTCCATGAGTTCGACCAGTACCTGCCCCTCAATGGCCACTCGGCCCTGCCTGCAGAGCCCAGCCAGGCTGCTGCTGCTGGCTCCTATGGGGGTACTTCCTACTCCCACTCTGGGGCTAGTGTCGGGGTGTCCCCTGTGTGGGCTCACAAGGGAGCCCCATCAGCCTCAGCGTCACCCACTGAGGCTGGACCCCCACGGCCGCACATCAAGACGGAGCAGCTGAGTCCAGGCCACTATGGTGACCAGCCACATGGCTCCCCAGGTCGCTCCGACTACAGCTCCTACAGCGCCCAGGCCAGTGTCACCAGTGCTGCCCCCGCCACAGCTGCCAGCTCCTTCGCAAGCGCTCAGTGTGACTACACCGACCTGCAGGCCTCCAACTACTACAGCCCCTATGCCAGCTACGCACCCAGCCTCTACCAGTACCCCTACTTCCACTCCTCCCGCCGGCCCTATGCCTCGCCGCTGCTCAACGGGCTCTCTGTGCCACCAGCCCACAGCCCCAGTGGCAACTGGGACCAGCCTGTGTACACCACCTTGACCAGGCCCTGA